In Vicugna pacos chromosome 10, VicPac4, whole genome shotgun sequence, the following proteins share a genomic window:
- the LOC102545757 gene encoding olfactory receptor 5F1-like: MARKNYTLLTEFILLGLADTPELQILLFLLFAVIYTLTVLGNVGMILLIRMEPRLHTPMYFFLAHLSFMDVCYSSTITPKMLADLLSEKKTISFAGCFLQMYFFIAFATTECITFGLMAYDRYVAICNPLCYSLNMSSTGCLKMAAGAFTAGLLNSMVHTGYVSSLPFCGSRVIHHFFCDSPPLFKLSCSDTHLYEVILSTFAGVNMVGTLLAILTSYCCILFSIFRMHSEEGRRKAFSTCASHLTAIILFYSTSIYTYLRPSSSYSLSQDQVASVFYTVVIPMLNPLIYSLRNKEVKKALWNAISRTRIPSRL; encoded by the coding sequence ATGGCCAGAAAAAATTACACTTTGCTGACTGAGTTCATCctgttgggattagcagacacgcCGGAGCTACAGATTCTCCTCTTTCTGCTTTTTGCTGTGATTTACACACTTACAGTTCTGGGGAATGTTGGGATGATCTTATTAATCAGGATGGAGCCCCGACTTCACACTCCCATGTATTTCTTCCTGGCTCACCTGTCTTTTATGGACGTTTGTTATTCATCCACCATCACTCCAAAGATGCTGGCAGATTTATTGTCGGAGAAGAAAACCATCTCCTTTGCTGGCTGCTTCCTGCAGATGTACTTCTTTATAGCCTTTGCCACAACTGAATGCATCACTTTTGGGTTAATGGCCTATGACCggtatgtggccatctgcaaccCTCTGTGTTACTCCTTGAACATGTCCAGCACAGGCTGCCTAAAAATGGCAGCTGGAGCTTTCACAGCAGGGCTGTTGAACTCCATGGTTCACACAGGTTATGTAAGCAGCTTGCCATTCTGCGGGTCCcgggtcatccatcacttcttcTGTGACAGCCCGCCACTGTTCAAGCTCTCGTGTTCTGACACGCACCTGTATGAAGTCATTTTGTCCACGTTTGCTGGTGTGAATATGGTTGGGACTCTGCTGGCGATCCTCACCTCCTACTGCTGCATCCTCTTCTCCATCTTTCGGATGCATTCTGAGGAGGGGAGGCGCAAAGCCTTCTCCACGTGTGCCTCTCACCTGACAGCCATCATTCTGTTCTATTCCACCTCCATCTACACTTACCTGAGACCTAGTTCCAGCTACTCCCTGAGTCAGGACCAAGTGGCTTCCGTGTTCTACACGGTGGTCATCCCCATGTTGAACCCTCTGATCTACAGCCTCAGGAATAAGGAAGTGAAGAAGGCTCTGTGGAATGCAATTTCTAGGACAAGGATCCCTTCACGTCTGTGA
- the LOC102546003 gene encoding olfactory receptor 10AG1-like, whose protein sequence is MGSRGQSPPQWNHTTLVEFILLGFSDVPDLQGFLFGLFLIIYLIILMGNILIIVIIKIDPSLQTPMYFFLGNFSSLEICYVSVTVPRLLVDLCRQNRSISFLACATQMYFFLMFGATECFILTAMAYDRYVAICHPLLYPLVMNSRLCVRLAAGCWGSGIPVHIGFTSQVFSLPFCASNQLNHFFCDVPPVLKLACGDTFTTEMLVYVVAILVVTVPFMLILGSYVNIISTILRLPSATGRAKAFSTCSSHLTVVALFFGSGIITYMRPKSSHSVGMDKFLSLFYTIITPMFNPIIYCLRNKDFMVALRKLLLKWSVL, encoded by the coding sequence ATGGGATCCAGAGGACAAAGTCCCCCACAGTGGAACCACACGACACTGGTGGAGTTCATCCTGCTGGGCTTCTCTGATGTTCCCGACCTCCAAGGATTTCTTTTTGGGCTGTTTTTGATCATCTACCTGATTATTCTGATGGGAAATATCCTCATTATCGTCATAATCAAGATTGACCCTTCCCTCCAGACCcccatgtattttttccttgggAACTTTTCCTCCTTGGAAATATGCTATGTATCAGTCACAGTCCCCAGATTATTAGTAGATCTCTGTAGGCAAAATAGAAGTATATCCTTCCTGGCCTGTGCTACCCAAATGTATTTCTTTCTGATGTTTGGAGCCACGGAGTGCTTTATTCTGACTGCGATGGCTTATGACAGGTATGTCGCCATCTGCCACCCGTTACTCTACCCCTTGGTCATGAACAGCAGGCTGTGTGTGCGACTGGCAGCTGGCTGCTGGGGGAGCGGGATCCCTGTTCACATAGGGTTTACCTCCCAGGTCTTTTCTCTGCCCTTCTGCGCATCTAACCAGCTGAACCACTTCTTCTGTGACGTACCTCCAGTGCTCAAGCTTGCCTGTGGGGACACGTTTACGACTGAGATGCTGGTGTATGTGGTTGCCATTCTAGTGGTCACAGTTCCGTTCATGCTGATTCTTGGATCTTACGTGAACATAATCTCCACCATCCTGAGGCTGCCTTCAGCAACTGGGCGAGCCAAGGCTTTTTCTACCTGTTCTTCCCACCTCACAGTTGTGGCTTTATTCTTCGGTTCAGGCATCATTACGTACATGAGACCAAAGTCCAGTCATTCAGTAGGAATGgacaaatttctctctctcttttacacCATCATCACCCCAATGTTCAACCCCATAATATATTGTCTGAGAAACAAAGATTTTATGGTGGCACTGAGAAAACTCCTACTGAAATGGTCTGTACTATGA